A section of the Triticum dicoccoides isolate Atlit2015 ecotype Zavitan chromosome 7A, WEW_v2.0, whole genome shotgun sequence genome encodes:
- the LOC119330848 gene encoding probable glucomannan 4-beta-mannosyltransferase 9: MATALLPGTGMTLSGAWQQVRGPVIVPLLRASVLLCVAMSAMLFAEKVYMAVVVLALRLLGRRPERQYRWEPMRHGEDPELGSAAYPMVLVQIPMYNEREVYRLSIGAACGLSWPSDRIIVQVLDDSTDPVVKQLVQVECQRWARKGVNIKYETRNNRCGYKAGALKEGMKHGYVKDCDLVAIFDADFQPEPDFLSRSVPFLVHNPDIALVQARWKFVNADECLMTRMQEMSLDYHFKVEQEVGSSTYAFFGFNGTAGVWRISALNEAGGWKDRTTVEDMDLAVRASLKGWKFVYLGDLKVKNELPSTFKAFRYQQHRWSCGPANLFRKMVMEIITNKKVTLWKKIHVVYNFFFLRKVVAHIVTFVFYCLVIPATVLVPEVEVPKWGCVYIPAIITLLSVVGTPRSVHLVIFWALFENVMSFHRAKATFIGLLEADTVNEWVVTEKLGDTVKTKMPSKALKKLRMGIGERLHLWELGVAAYLFICGCYSISFGNNHYFIFLLMQSIAFFIVGVGYVGTFVTQ, encoded by the exons ATGGCTACGGCGCTGTTGCCGGGCACCGGGATGACGCTATCTGGGGCGTGGCAGCAGGTCCGTGGCCCGGTGATCGTGCCGCTGCTGCGCGCGTCCGTGCTGCTCTGCGTCGCCATGTCCGCGATGCTGTTCGCGGAGAAGGTGTACATGGCGGTGGTCGTCCTCGCGCTGCGGCTgctcggccgccgccccgagcggcAGTACCGGTGGGAGCCCATGCGCCACGGCGAGGATCCCGAGCTCGGCAGCGCCGCCTACCCCATGGTCCTTGTCCAGATTCCCATGTACAACGAGCGCGAG GTGTACCGGCTGTCGATCGGGGCGGCGTGCGGGCTCTCCTGGCCGTCCGATCGGATCATCGTCCAGGTGCTCGACGACTCCACAGACCCTGTCGTCAAG CAGTTGGTGCAGGTGGAGTGCCAGCGCTGGGCGAGGAAGGGCGTGAACATCAAGTATGAGACCCGGAACAACCGGTGCGGGTACAAGGCCGGCGCGCTCAAGGAAGGCATGAAGCACGGCTACGTCAAAGACTGCGACTTGGTGGCCATCTTCGACGCCGACTTCCAGCCGGAGCCCGACTTCCTGTCGCGCTCCGTCCCCTTCCTCGTCCACAACCCTGATATCGCCCTCGTGCAAGCCCGTTGGAAATTCG TGAATGCAGATGAATGCTTGATGACAAGAATGCAAGAGATGTCCTTGGACTACCACTTCAAGGTGGAGCAAGAAGTGGGCTCCTCGACCTATGCCTTTTTTGGATTCAATG GAACCGCTGGTGTGTGGCGCATATCTGCTCTGAATGAGGCAGGTGGTTGGAAGGACCGAACCACAGTTGAAGACATGGACCTGGCTGTCCGAGCAAGTCTCAAGGGATGGAAATTTGTGTACCTTGGTGATCTCAAG GTAAAAAATGAGCTCCCTAGTACGTTCAAAGCATTTCGGTACCAGCAACATAGATGGTCGTGCGGGCCGGCAAATCTGTTCAGGAAAATGGTGATGGAGATCATCACAAATAAG AAAGTGACACTTTGGAAGAAAATCCATGTGGTCTACAACTTCTTCTTTCTGCGCAAGGTTGTCGCACACATTGTGACCTTTGTGTTCTACTGCCTTGTTATCCCGGCCACGGTCTTAGTTCCCGAGGTTGAGGTACCAAAGTGGGGTTGCGTATATATTCCAGCTATTATCACCCTTCTCagtgttgttgggactccaag GTCTGTTCACTTAGTTATCTTTTGGGCACTATTTGAGAATGTTATGTCATTTCATAGAGCAAAGGCCACCTTCATCGGTCTATTGGAGGCAGACACGGTGAATGAATGGGTGGTGACAGAAAAGCTTGGTGACACTGTGAAGACTAAAATGCCAAGTAAAGCTTTGAAAAAGTTGAGGATGGGGATAGGAGAAAG GTTACATCTTTGGGAGCTTGGTGTTGCAGCCTACCTCTTCATTTGCGGATGCTACAGCATTTCATTTGGGAATAACCATTACTTCA